The genome window TGGTCACCAGCCAGCCTTCATCGAAGGTCACGTGCTTGATGCTGAATCGGCGGTACGTGTAGGTAAGGTGGACCATGCCGTCCGACGATTGAACGATGCATGGATACGAAAACTCGCCCCAGTCCTGTTCAATGACTTTCATCTCGCCCCAAGTCTGCCCGTCGTCCGTGGACTGGATGACGTTAAACGGCGTGCGGTCCCATTCGCCGGTGTCGTTATACGCGAGCAACACACGCCCGCTTTTCAGTTTGGTCATTGCGATACCGGAGTCCGGGCACTTCAGATCGGTGTCGCGCGGCGTCGTCCACGTGACGCCGCCGTCGCTGGACACGCTCTGTTTGATACGCGGATGGCCGCGCATCAGGCTCAACAACTCGCCGTTGTCGCGCTGAATAACGGTGGGCTGCTCGCCGCCCGGCATGAGGCCGACGCGTTTCCAGTTGCGCATGTCGGACTCAAGCACAAGAAGAAAGCCGGCGTACACACTGTCCACGTGGCCACTCGTGGGTAATACGAAGCGGCCGTCCTTCATGGTGAACGGCGCGTTGCGCGGGAGCCACGCAAAGCTGTTGGGCATTTCTTCGTCGGCAGTCCAAGTACGGCCATTGTCGTTCGACGTGCGCACCATGAGTCGGCACTGCGACCAACCGGAACCGCGGCGCGTGGGCCGGCTGCCTTCCATGCGGCCCCAAATGATCCACACTCGTTTGTCGGGCCCGGTGAAGACCACGGCGTTGCCCGGCGGCGCTTCGGGGTTCCAGACAATGCGCTCAGGCGCGGTCCAGATACGCTGACCCTTCGGAAGCCGCGCGAGATACAATGCCTGATCGTCCGACGATTCGTAGCTGCCCGCATACCACAGGCAGAGCATGTCGCCGTTGGGCGCTTCCGCAATCGTCGAACAGTGGTGGACCGCTACGTTTGGAATTCTCGTGAAGATGAGTTCCGACGAGAACGAGATAGTACCGTACGGGTCGGGGATGTCGCGCTGTGGTCCGGGCTTGTCGATGGGCGTGCCGGCGACAGGCGTGGTTGTCGTCTTTACAGTCTCGTTGGAGAGAAGCGCAACGATCGCGGGCTGCAGACCGTCTGTCTCGTTCCCTACCGCGCCGTGATATACGAGAGTCCCCTTGCCGTCGATGAGGAAGAATTCCGGCGTAACCGTTGCGCCGAACTGTTTGGCAGCGCGGCGCGTGGGATCGCGGTAGATTGGAAAACGGCAACCCTTGTTTTGCGTGAACGTGCGCAGTTCGTCGCCGGACTCCGCCGGATTGGACGAAATACCAACAAAGAGTACTTCGTTTTGCCGGTATTCCTCGTGCAATGCGTTAAAGGTATCGTAGGCTGTGGCGGTCGCATCGCAGCGGGCGGACAGGAACACGACGACGGTACCGCGCCTGTCGGCGTAGTTGTCCATTGTGCGCGGATACCCGTCGAGCGATTCGAACGACACCGGTCCCACGGCATCGCCGATGGACAGCGCCATCGCGCATACCGACGTACTGCAAGCGACAACAAGTGCGAGATACTTCGTCATGATACTTTCCTTCCCGAACCGCATTGATGGGCGCAGGCCGCAAATTCCGGGCCGCGCGGGGATTGTATCTGTCCATGCGCTGCTTTTGCTATCGTGGTTGCGGGCGCGCGACGAACGGGAGTCACCTCATGTCACGTAGATCGATTTCGCGACGAGAATTTGTGGGCAGGTCCGCGGCGGGTTTGACCGCAATGTCCGCCGCCGTCCCCACAGTGCGGCCGCAGGGACGGGCGCCCATCGCATCGAGGGGCGAGAAGTTGATGGCGGCGTCGCGCAACGCGCAACTTAACGAAATCACGACGATTGGCGTGGCAGGTCAGCAGAAAGTTGTCGATCCCTACAACGAACTTGAGGTCGATTTTGTCGTGACCGCGCCGGACGGTTCGCGGCGCTCGTTGCCCGCCTATCACACTTGGAACAACGTGTGGTATTGCCGGTTCGCGGGGTGGCAGTTGGGAGAGTACGTCATCGAGTCGAAATGCAGCGAGCCCGATGACAAGGGGCTGCACGGGCAAAAATTCACGGTCAACGTCACGCCGTACACGGGGCAGAACGCATTGCTGCGCGCGGGGCGGTTGCGTGTCGCCGCTGCCAAATCGCACCTCGAACACGCGGACGGCTCGCCCTTCCTGTGGGTCGGCGATACGTGGTGGATGGGGCTGTGCCGCCGGCTGACCGACGAGGGGTTTGACACGCTGCTGAAGGACCGCGTCGAGAAAGGGTTCTCGCTCGTCCAGTTGGTCGTGGGCCCCTATCCGGACATGGACGCGTGGGACGAGCGCGGCATGAACGCGCAGGGCTTCCCGTTTCAGGAGGAGTTCAAGCGCGCAAACGTCGGCTATCAGGACGCGGCCGAGCAACGCATTTATGCGATCGCGGAGGCCGGCTTGGTTCCCTGCATCGTGGGAATGTGGGGATACTACCTGCCGATTATCGGCCTCGAAAACGTGAAGCGGTACTGGCGGTCGCTTGTCGCGCGATACGCCGCATTGCCCGTCGTGTGGTGCATGTGCGGCGAGGGTACGATGCCCTATTACCTCTCCGAAGACCGGGAAAAGGATGCGGCGGCGCAGAAGGCCGGGTGGACGGACGTTATGCGGTACGTGCGCGGCATCGACGCGTACAGGAACCCCATCACGATCCATCCGACGCAGTTCGGTCACGAACAGGTCGACCAGCCGTCACTGATGGATGTCGACATGTTGCAGACCGGTCACAGCGACCTCGAGTCCGTGCCGAATGTCATCAAGTCAGTGCGTGCCGCCGTCGCCCATGAGCCGAAGATGCCGGTGGTGAACGGCGAAGGAAACTTCGAGGGCATTATGGGCCGGTGCTGGCAGAACATCGTGCGGCTGACGTTCTACCACTCGATGCTCAACGGCGCGGCGGGATTCACGTACGGCGCGAACGGTATCTGGCAGGTGAACGAGAAAGACAGGCCGTATGGCCCGTCGCCGCACGGGCGAGCATGGGGCAACACACCGTGGGAAGAGGCGATGAGTCTCCCAGGATCGCTCCAGGTCGGCCTCGGTGGGAAATTCTTCGCGCGCTTCCCATGGTGGGAATTGCAGCGGCAACCGAGTTGGTACGACCAACCAAAGGACGAATTCGGCGCGTACGGCTTGGTCGTCGCCGGAATCCCACGTAAGTTGCGCATCGCATACGTGCCGATGTGCTGGACCCCGCCAACGATCAAAGCGATCGAATCGGACGTGGCTTACTCGGCGTGGTATTTCGACCCGGTCACGGGAAACGAAATCGCATTGGGCCCGGTGACGCCGGACGCTGACGGCAAATGGACGCCGCCGTTCCCCCCGGAAGTGCACGATTGGATCGTCGTAATGCAGGCGTGATCGGCCGCACCGTCTCTTACGACGCCCTTTTGCGGCGCGCTTCAACCGAACGCACTTCAATATCGACCTTTAGCTTTTTCCGCAACGCGTCAAAGATCGCCGCCAGATTATCCATGCGCGGATTCCCATTGGCCGACAGCATGCGATGGATACTCTTGCTCGGGTTCCCGATAGTGGATGCCAATGTTTCGAAGCCGGTTGTTGCGTTTAT of Candidatus Hydrogenedentota bacterium contains these proteins:
- a CDS encoding exo-alpha-sialidase, with amino-acid sequence MTKYLALVVACSTSVCAMALSIGDAVGPVSFESLDGYPRTMDNYADRRGTVVVFLSARCDATATAYDTFNALHEEYRQNEVLFVGISSNPAESGDELRTFTQNKGCRFPIYRDPTRRAAKQFGATVTPEFFLIDGKGTLVYHGAVGNETDGLQPAIVALLSNETVKTTTTPVAGTPIDKPGPQRDIPDPYGTISFSSELIFTRIPNVAVHHCSTIAEAPNGDMLCLWYAGSYESSDDQALYLARLPKGQRIWTAPERIVWNPEAPPGNAVVFTGPDKRVWIIWGRMEGSRPTRRGSGWSQCRLMVRTSNDNGRTWTADEEMPNSFAWLPRNAPFTMKDGRFVLPTSGHVDSVYAGFLLVLESDMRNWKRVGLMPGGEQPTVIQRDNGELLSLMRGHPRIKQSVSSDGGVTWTTPRDTDLKCPDSGIAMTKLKSGRVLLAYNDTGEWDRTPFNVIQSTDDGQTWGEMKVIEQDWGEFSYPCIVQSSDGMVHLTYTYRRFSIKHVTFDEGWLVTKERPN
- a CDS encoding DUF4038 domain-containing protein, whose amino-acid sequence is MSRRSISRREFVGRSAAGLTAMSAAVPTVRPQGRAPIASRGEKLMAASRNAQLNEITTIGVAGQQKVVDPYNELEVDFVVTAPDGSRRSLPAYHTWNNVWYCRFAGWQLGEYVIESKCSEPDDKGLHGQKFTVNVTPYTGQNALLRAGRLRVAAAKSHLEHADGSPFLWVGDTWWMGLCRRLTDEGFDTLLKDRVEKGFSLVQLVVGPYPDMDAWDERGMNAQGFPFQEEFKRANVGYQDAAEQRIYAIAEAGLVPCIVGMWGYYLPIIGLENVKRYWRSLVARYAALPVVWCMCGEGTMPYYLSEDREKDAAAQKAGWTDVMRYVRGIDAYRNPITIHPTQFGHEQVDQPSLMDVDMLQTGHSDLESVPNVIKSVRAAVAHEPKMPVVNGEGNFEGIMGRCWQNIVRLTFYHSMLNGAAGFTYGANGIWQVNEKDRPYGPSPHGRAWGNTPWEEAMSLPGSLQVGLGGKFFARFPWWELQRQPSWYDQPKDEFGAYGLVVAGIPRKLRIAYVPMCWTPPTIKAIESDVAYSAWYFDPVTGNEIALGPVTPDADGKWTPPFPPEVHDWIVVMQA
- a CDS encoding transcriptional regulator encodes the protein MALTRDFHESVKELLHDDPAFARTMLDEAASLFLNGEPGVARAILRDLINATTGFETLASTIGNPSKSIHRMLSANGNPRMDNLAAIFDALRKKLKVDIEVRSVEARRKRAS